Proteins from a genomic interval of Candidatus Korarchaeum sp.:
- a CDS encoding FAD-binding oxidoreductase, whose translation MEADLLVVGAGIFGLATAYHYLRENPGKSVLIVDRMGDVGQGATAKSAAAFRANLFTSQTNRLLAGTSVDFFLHVQEEEGYDLGMMKVGYLVLRSKEQFERISEVAKMLERMGAIRIYKREELMERLKMNYDFSGDEEAELLNIMNVDYGIFGFKCGYLDADKLAYYYRDRIREMGGDFQFNTKVERVIVEPEVRLGIPREPRAWQKVKFSGVETNKGVLKAKNLVLAAGGWSHLLLDPLGIDCISKPKKRQIFTVRPRTEEQRALLYNPNFNEEGVLPFTILPTDHYIRADKRDGTLWLGFSDEMRPYSTDDEPEESFYYDNIYPIVVKYFPQLEGARVDNMWAGLYMINSVDHNPVVFRRANMVVATGDSGSGIMKGDAIGRIAAALVQGKREAELFGGERIPTDKLEVVGRSLEPENFVF comes from the coding sequence TTGGAGGCAGATCTCTTAGTAGTCGGGGCTGGAATATTCGGTCTGGCGACTGCTTATCATTATCTTAGGGAGAATCCGGGGAAGAGCGTCCTTATAGTTGATAGGATGGGGGATGTCGGCCAGGGAGCGACTGCTAAGAGTGCAGCTGCCTTCAGGGCTAACTTATTCACATCCCAGACGAATAGATTGTTAGCGGGGACTTCAGTCGATTTCTTCCTCCATGTGCAGGAGGAAGAGGGATACGACCTGGGGATGATGAAAGTAGGTTACTTAGTGCTCAGGAGCAAGGAACAGTTCGAGAGGATATCTGAAGTAGCTAAGATGCTGGAGAGAATGGGGGCTATCAGGATATATAAGAGAGAGGAGCTTATGGAGAGGCTTAAGATGAATTATGACTTCTCTGGGGATGAGGAGGCTGAGTTACTCAATATAATGAATGTGGATTACGGGATCTTCGGTTTCAAGTGCGGTTACTTAGATGCAGATAAGCTAGCTTACTACTACAGGGATAGGATAAGGGAGATGGGAGGAGACTTCCAGTTCAATACGAAGGTCGAGAGAGTAATAGTCGAGCCTGAAGTGAGACTTGGAATACCTAGAGAACCTAGAGCTTGGCAGAAAGTTAAGTTCTCTGGTGTTGAGACGAATAAAGGGGTTTTGAAGGCGAAAAATTTAGTTTTAGCTGCCGGTGGGTGGTCCCATCTTTTACTAGATCCTCTGGGAATAGATTGTATATCTAAGCCCAAGAAGAGACAGATATTCACAGTGAGGCCCAGGACTGAGGAGCAGAGGGCCCTCTTGTACAATCCAAACTTCAACGAAGAGGGAGTCCTCCCCTTCACGATACTCCCGACTGATCACTATATAAGAGCTGATAAGAGAGACGGGACACTTTGGCTCGGTTTCTCTGATGAAATGAGGCCTTATTCGACGGATGATGAGCCAGAGGAGTCCTTCTACTATGATAACATCTATCCTATCGTCGTGAAGTACTTCCCACAACTTGAGGGGGCGAGAGTGGATAACATGTGGGCGGGCCTCTACATGATAAACTCAGTAGATCACAATCCCGTAGTCTTCAGGAGAGCTAATATGGTAGTGGCCACAGGTGACAGTGGTAGCGGTATAATGAAGGGGGATGCCATAGGGAGGATAGCGGCAGCACTAGTTCAAGGTAAGAGGGAGGCTGAACTATTCGGAGGGGAGAGGATACCGACGGATAAGTTAGAGGTAGTCGGTAGATCTCTGGAACCTGAGAATTTCGTTTTCTAG
- a CDS encoding amidohydrolase family protein codes for MACFCGKLMLPWGLIDGCIEVIGDRISSISIGMRGCEEADLILPGMIDLHVHMRGLYQRHKGDWRSESLAALSGGVTVVADMPNNVPKIDSRERLDMKTEEAKRESYVDFLLYTSFPYLDERSYVIGIKIYPEDMYEDLNPVFKRASEMGKEVVVHAEDPLILKEAEKVFDVKEHNKARPELAEKIAVDRVISLARRHGTKLRIAHSTLPYTLAAVSEAKAEGMEVKAEVTPHHLLYSPSDADSLGSLFKVNPPIRGTGEKLLGMVRAGFADFLVTDHAPHSPEEKSKGYEEMPSGIPWLDALTPFLVQCVEEGKLPYRILSMYSADPALHLGLSRGSLIPGNLADLVILKRERWTLRKEELHTKARASPIEGKELKWKVSKVFIRGELAFHDGPVVSEGFGVPAL; via the coding sequence TTGGCATGCTTCTGCGGTAAGCTCATGCTCCCTTGGGGCTTGATAGATGGATGCATTGAGGTGATAGGGGATAGGATAAGCTCTATCTCAATAGGGATGAGGGGGTGCGAGGAAGCCGACTTGATACTGCCCGGTATGATCGACTTGCACGTGCACATGAGAGGGCTCTATCAGAGGCATAAGGGGGACTGGAGATCTGAATCATTGGCTGCTTTGAGCGGGGGAGTTACTGTCGTAGCTGATATGCCCAACAACGTTCCGAAGATAGATAGCAGGGAGAGGCTCGATATGAAAACAGAGGAGGCTAAGAGAGAGAGTTACGTAGACTTCCTCCTCTATACATCATTCCCATATTTGGATGAGAGGAGTTACGTTATAGGCATCAAAATCTACCCTGAGGATATGTATGAAGACCTCAATCCCGTTTTCAAGAGGGCTTCCGAGATGGGGAAGGAGGTAGTAGTTCATGCAGAGGATCCTCTGATCCTAAAGGAAGCTGAGAAGGTTTTCGATGTTAAGGAGCATAATAAGGCGAGACCCGAGCTCGCTGAGAAAATAGCTGTGGATAGAGTTATCTCGCTAGCCCGTAGGCATGGGACCAAGCTCAGGATAGCCCATTCCACACTCCCCTATACTTTAGCGGCAGTGAGCGAAGCAAAAGCAGAGGGGATGGAGGTGAAAGCTGAGGTAACGCCGCATCACCTCCTCTACAGCCCATCGGACGCTGATTCTCTGGGGAGCCTCTTCAAAGTGAATCCCCCCATAAGGGGTACGGGTGAGAAGCTCTTAGGGATGGTTAGAGCCGGATTCGCAGATTTCTTAGTGACAGATCATGCCCCTCACAGCCCTGAGGAGAAGTCCAAGGGGTATGAGGAGATGCCATCAGGCATTCCATGGTTGGATGCCCTCACTCCATTCTTAGTGCAATGCGTTGAGGAGGGGAAGCTCCCCTATAGGATACTATCTATGTACAGCGCGGACCCGGCTCTGCACCTGGGCTTGAGCAGGGGCTCATTGATACCCGGTAATTTAGCGGACCTCGTCATACTCAAGAGGGAGAGGTGGACCCTCAGGAAGGAGGAGCTCCACACGAAGGCGAGGGCCAGCCCTATAGAGGGGAAGGAGTTGAAGTGGAAAGTTAGCAAGGTATTCATCAGAGGAGAGCTTGCGTTTCACGATGGTCCCGTGGTCTCTGAGGGCTTCGGTGTACCCGCTCTCTGA
- a CDS encoding (Fe-S)-binding protein, translating into MVVRESFPLLPSYVPPLMYAILIPIAIVFLYGIYRIVSKFELMRALRSLNLDSLLKGAKRVLSQRRVIERAKGFPHLFLFFGTLILFLGTLTVFLETDILRHFGISILKDATYFAFEFIMDLFGLIFILGIILLFPTRESEGKLLLSGLLYIGLTGFLMEAIRIHNIPNEASPYSFIGNLLSNYVGSLTGIYQVLWWSHAILAFLMIAYLPYSNLLHSLTAIVTCSLEGDELEFPKEPFLLQEIEDLESLRVGFEDPKELPWHEKYRLSACVKCGRCTDSCPSNIIGRPLSPKEVVIGLRASILGADYELRDDAVWSCVACGACASSCPNYVSPFSFLMERRRKLVLDGKIDKKMGELINSLRRYKNSLSVPQRGRLSWLSSDEDPDYYIWVGCQYSFDPVGKKVVSRLVDLLRSVGLRIANLGELETCCGEPVRRLGEEGMFQEFALSNSEIFKELGVKRLLVLCPHGLTVFRKEYPRIVKDWNVEVISHVELLSDLINKGKLEVEKFDELTFHDPCNLARFNGIIEEPRFILKMTGAFREMRRRGKDTFCCGAGGANYWYQTGESLMAKERVKEARELAKSIVVACPFCYAMLNDAIKGLGIEDMRVLEISELVSSQKS; encoded by the coding sequence TTGGTCGTAAGGGAGAGCTTCCCACTGCTCCCATCCTACGTCCCCCCATTAATGTATGCTATCTTAATTCCTATAGCTATAGTGTTTCTATATGGAATTTACAGAATAGTCTCTAAATTCGAGCTAATGAGGGCCCTGAGGTCCCTGAATCTCGACTCCTTATTGAAGGGAGCTAAGAGAGTATTGAGTCAGAGGAGAGTTATTGAAAGGGCTAAAGGATTTCCCCACCTCTTCCTCTTCTTTGGAACACTCATACTATTCTTAGGGACTTTGACAGTATTCCTAGAGACTGATATACTGAGGCACTTCGGTATATCCATACTCAAGGACGCGACGTACTTCGCCTTCGAGTTCATCATGGATCTATTCGGTTTGATCTTCATTCTCGGAATAATTTTACTATTCCCGACGAGGGAGAGTGAGGGGAAGCTCCTCCTCTCAGGTCTGCTCTACATAGGGCTCACTGGGTTCTTAATGGAGGCCATAAGGATCCATAACATACCGAATGAAGCATCTCCCTACTCCTTCATCGGGAATCTATTATCAAATTACGTCGGATCACTCACGGGAATCTATCAAGTCCTTTGGTGGAGTCACGCTATCTTAGCTTTCCTAATGATAGCCTACCTACCGTACAGCAACCTCCTCCACTCGCTCACGGCTATAGTAACGTGCTCCCTAGAGGGGGATGAACTAGAGTTCCCAAAGGAACCTTTCCTCCTCCAAGAGATCGAGGACCTGGAGAGTTTAAGAGTAGGATTTGAGGACCCGAAGGAACTACCTTGGCATGAGAAGTATAGGCTCTCTGCTTGCGTGAAATGTGGGAGATGCACTGACTCATGCCCATCTAATATCATAGGGAGACCGCTCTCACCGAAGGAAGTGGTGATAGGATTGAGGGCATCCATACTAGGGGCTGATTACGAGCTTAGAGATGATGCCGTCTGGTCTTGCGTTGCCTGTGGTGCGTGCGCATCCTCATGCCCCAACTACGTGAGCCCCTTCAGTTTCCTGATGGAGAGGAGGCGTAAACTCGTTTTAGATGGGAAGATAGATAAGAAGATGGGTGAGTTAATTAACAGCCTCAGGAGGTATAAGAACTCCCTATCAGTCCCGCAGAGAGGGAGATTGAGTTGGCTGAGCAGCGATGAGGATCCAGATTACTACATCTGGGTGGGCTGTCAATACTCCTTCGATCCCGTGGGGAAGAAGGTTGTGAGCAGGCTCGTGGATCTCCTGAGGAGCGTTGGCTTGAGGATAGCGAATCTAGGGGAGCTGGAGACGTGCTGCGGTGAGCCAGTGAGGAGGCTAGGTGAGGAAGGGATGTTCCAGGAATTCGCTTTATCGAATTCGGAGATATTCAAGGAGCTGGGTGTCAAGAGACTGCTCGTTCTATGTCCTCATGGTCTCACGGTCTTCAGAAAGGAATATCCTAGGATAGTAAAGGATTGGAATGTTGAAGTGATTTCGCATGTGGAGCTCCTCTCCGATCTAATTAATAAGGGTAAGCTTGAGGTTGAGAAGTTCGATGAGCTCACTTTCCACGATCCTTGCAACTTAGCTAGGTTCAATGGGATCATCGAGGAACCTAGATTCATCCTTAAGATGACGGGTGCGTTCAGGGAGATGAGGAGGAGGGGTAAGGATACATTCTGCTGCGGGGCTGGAGGAGCTAACTACTGGTATCAGACCGGTGAGAGCCTGATGGCTAAGGAGAGAGTTAAGGAGGCGAGGGAGTTAGCTAAGAGTATAGTTGTAGCGTGTCCTTTCTGCTACGCGATGCTGAACGATGCTATTAAGGGCTTGGGGATCGAGGATATGAGAGTGCTAGAGATCTCGGAGCTAGTCTCGTCCCAAAAATCTTAA
- a CDS encoding dihydroorotate dehydrogenase electron transfer subunit codes for MNSYQAYRVMKIIESERISEKVKKIVLEGNLGSSPGQYAMIWVPKVGEIPISIAREPKGETWILVAKVGKVSSAIHSLRIGEELWVRGPYGRGFSLRSGKCCLIGGGYGIAPLISLSERLRERGNAKVRFYAGFKRREEVILEDLLSSISDELIITTEDGSYGLKGRVVELVDFDWPEAIYSAGPEAMLVEVVREALKRSIYAEVSMERLIRCSIGICGSCSLDPLGLLVCRDGPVFDASTLSMTEDFGRYWRGFDGRKLQIGGESIGMLLR; via the coding sequence TTGAACAGCTATCAAGCGTATAGAGTAATGAAGATAATTGAGAGTGAGAGGATAAGTGAGAAAGTTAAGAAGATAGTCCTGGAAGGGAACCTCGGATCTTCCCCCGGCCAGTACGCGATGATCTGGGTCCCTAAAGTGGGCGAGATACCCATAAGCATAGCTAGGGAGCCTAAGGGTGAGACTTGGATTTTAGTGGCTAAAGTGGGTAAGGTGAGCTCAGCTATTCACTCCCTAAGGATCGGAGAGGAGCTATGGGTCAGAGGGCCATATGGGAGGGGTTTCAGCCTCAGGAGTGGGAAATGCTGCCTCATAGGGGGAGGCTACGGTATAGCTCCCCTCATATCACTATCTGAGAGGCTCAGGGAGAGGGGCAATGCTAAGGTGAGGTTTTATGCAGGCTTCAAGAGGAGGGAAGAAGTAATTCTCGAGGACTTACTCAGTTCTATTTCCGATGAGCTCATAATAACTACTGAGGATGGATCATATGGGCTAAAGGGGAGAGTAGTTGAGCTAGTCGATTTCGATTGGCCTGAAGCGATATACTCGGCCGGCCCCGAGGCTATGCTAGTCGAGGTAGTGAGGGAGGCCCTCAAGAGGAGTATATACGCTGAGGTCTCGATGGAGAGGCTGATAAGGTGCTCTATTGGGATCTGTGGATCCTGCTCTCTTGATCCACTTGGCCTCCTAGTCTGCAGAGACGGGCCTGTCTTCGATGCGAGTACCCTCAGCATGACGGAGGACTTCGGGAGATACTGGAGGGGTTTCGATGGGAGGAAGCTCCAGATAGGAGGTGAATCTATTGGCATGCTTCTGCGGTAA
- a CDS encoding adenylosuccinate synthase has product MPAIVVVGMQFGDESKGAVVDFLAEWADLVVRYNGGSNAGHTVVVGGRKYKFHLVPSGALRGKKCVIGAGVAFDPEVFMEEINGLRKEGRDIDLIVSMKATLLLPYHKELDAATAGESLGTTRRGIGPAYQDKMARISGLKVRDLFSEDFPEKLRRVVKVKEAELRNAGVLKGDIDDYLSEILRKAETWREFLRPFLGEDHIEVNEAIAMGKLVIFEGAQGTMLDVDHGTYPYVTSSNTIAGGACTGVGVSPLSIDAVLGVSKAYTSRVGAGPFPTELFGPEADLIRERGHEYGTTTGRPRRVGWLDLPMLRYSTLINGIGYVAIRKLDVLSGLGKLKVAVAYEIDGEEFKIAPPYVDELQRAKPVYEELEGWKELDWRSVVKEGWERIPEEMKAYIEFIERELNVKIVMIGLGPEREMTVVRPALRELLQPIAGLHRGGSKVI; this is encoded by the coding sequence ATGCCCGCAATAGTCGTCGTTGGGATGCAGTTCGGAGATGAGAGCAAAGGAGCCGTTGTGGACTTTCTAGCGGAATGGGCGGATCTAGTAGTGAGGTACAACGGTGGAAGTAATGCCGGCCATACTGTAGTAGTTGGGGGGAGGAAGTACAAGTTTCACTTAGTCCCTTCGGGCGCTCTCAGAGGGAAGAAGTGCGTTATAGGTGCGGGAGTTGCTTTCGATCCTGAAGTATTCATGGAGGAGATAAATGGGCTCAGGAAGGAGGGGAGGGATATCGATCTGATAGTATCCATGAAGGCAACGCTCCTCCTACCTTATCACAAGGAGTTAGATGCAGCTACAGCTGGAGAATCCCTCGGAACTACGAGGAGGGGAATAGGGCCCGCATATCAGGACAAGATGGCCAGGATATCCGGGCTCAAAGTGAGGGACCTCTTCTCCGAGGATTTCCCTGAGAAGTTGAGGAGAGTTGTGAAAGTGAAGGAAGCTGAGTTGAGGAACGCAGGGGTATTGAAGGGGGATATAGATGATTACTTGAGTGAGATCCTCAGGAAAGCTGAGACTTGGAGGGAATTCCTCAGGCCTTTCTTAGGCGAGGATCACATAGAGGTCAACGAAGCTATAGCTATGGGGAAGCTAGTGATATTCGAGGGGGCCCAGGGGACCATGCTAGATGTGGATCACGGTACTTACCCTTACGTCACTTCATCTAACACAATAGCTGGAGGGGCTTGCACGGGAGTTGGGGTGAGTCCCCTCTCAATAGATGCAGTGTTAGGGGTCTCTAAAGCTTATACATCTAGAGTAGGGGCTGGACCCTTCCCAACTGAGCTCTTCGGACCTGAAGCTGATCTGATAAGGGAGAGGGGCCATGAGTATGGGACTACGACTGGGAGGCCCAGGAGAGTGGGATGGCTGGATCTCCCCATGCTCAGATACTCGACTCTGATAAATGGGATTGGATACGTAGCTATTAGGAAATTAGATGTCCTCTCTGGCTTGGGTAAGCTTAAGGTAGCTGTAGCATATGAGATAGATGGGGAGGAGTTCAAAATAGCTCCCCCTTACGTCGATGAGTTGCAGAGAGCGAAGCCTGTATATGAGGAATTGGAGGGATGGAAGGAACTTGATTGGAGATCTGTAGTTAAAGAAGGGTGGGAGAGGATTCCTGAGGAAATGAAAGCTTACATAGAGTTCATTGAGAGGGAATTGAATGTTAAAATTGTGATGATAGGATTAGGGCCTGAGAGGGAGATGACTGTAGTGAGACCCGCATTGAGGGAGTTATTGCAACCGATAGCCGGACTTCACCGCGGGGGATCAAAGGTTATATAG
- a CDS encoding orotidine 5'-phosphate decarboxylase, with product MALDFPPRDVRGILSELHDLAVGVKVGFPITLSLGFDGIRELMRDFPDYYWIADYKLADIPEVVQYVLKGLEQEGFDASIIHLFTGHRRYDVGMELIGVVAMSHPEAKFFRGNFEKLLDEAELLGVDGIVVGATRPEMIREARRRLPNVRIFSPGVGAQGAEPGSAIAAGADFEIVGRSILGSENPRLEAMRVVEAQRGVIHGRS from the coding sequence ATAGCGCTGGACTTCCCACCCAGGGATGTCAGGGGGATATTGAGCGAGCTTCACGACTTAGCAGTCGGGGTGAAAGTCGGCTTCCCAATAACTCTCTCCTTAGGGTTCGATGGGATAAGGGAACTCATGAGGGATTTCCCGGATTACTACTGGATCGCTGATTACAAGCTCGCTGATATACCCGAGGTCGTCCAGTACGTCCTCAAGGGATTGGAGCAGGAGGGCTTCGATGCCTCGATAATACACCTCTTCACGGGCCATAGGAGGTACGATGTCGGGATGGAATTGATAGGAGTCGTAGCTATGAGCCACCCGGAGGCGAAGTTCTTCAGGGGGAATTTCGAGAAGTTGTTGGATGAAGCTGAGCTCTTAGGCGTTGATGGGATAGTAGTAGGTGCTACTAGACCTGAGATGATAAGAGAAGCTAGGAGGAGGCTCCCAAACGTGAGGATATTCTCCCCCGGAGTGGGGGCTCAGGGGGCTGAACCAGGTTCAGCTATAGCTGCTGGAGCGGACTTCGAGATAGTGGGGAGGAGCATCCTGGGGAGCGAGAACCCGAGGCTGGAAGCTATGAGAGTTGTCGAAGCTCAGAGAGGTGTAATCCATGGACGCTCATGA
- the pyrB gene encoding aspartate carbamoyltransferase: MSLRGKDIISISDMKRSDLERIFRVASSKFQGDELKGKIIAMAFFEPSTRTRFSFETATLRLGGNYISFESAHSTSLAKGESFSDTIRMLDSYADGIVVRHSLEGAAKLAAELAEAPVINAGDGTKNHPTQAMIDLYTIWKERGNLDNLTYGVLGDLRYGRAAASFLKALNLYSPRKVYLICPEGLKPKQELLDSLKMPWEFSDLKDALPELDVLYVTRVQKERFPDPSEYERVKGSYKVDSSILKDAKEGLMILHPLPRVDEISLDVDSTPYAYYFKQAANGVPVRMALLSEVIP; this comes from the coding sequence ATGAGTCTGAGGGGTAAGGATATAATCTCAATTTCGGATATGAAGAGAAGCGATCTAGAGAGGATCTTCAGGGTTGCTTCATCTAAATTCCAGGGGGATGAGCTCAAGGGGAAGATAATAGCGATGGCTTTCTTCGAGCCGAGCACTAGGACTAGATTCAGTTTCGAGACAGCTACCTTGAGATTGGGTGGTAATTATATAAGTTTCGAATCAGCCCACTCAACATCACTAGCTAAAGGTGAGAGCTTCTCAGATACCATAAGGATGCTGGATTCTTACGCTGATGGTATAGTCGTTAGGCATAGCTTGGAGGGGGCAGCTAAACTCGCAGCAGAGCTAGCTGAAGCCCCCGTCATAAATGCTGGGGATGGGACGAAGAACCATCCGACTCAGGCTATGATAGATCTCTACACGATATGGAAGGAGAGAGGCAATTTGGACAACTTAACTTACGGTGTGCTGGGAGATTTAAGGTATGGGAGGGCTGCCGCTAGTTTTCTAAAAGCTCTCAACCTTTATTCCCCCAGAAAAGTTTATCTAATATGCCCAGAAGGATTAAAACCTAAACAGGAACTTCTGGACTCCCTTAAGATGCCATGGGAGTTCTCAGATCTGAAAGATGCTCTACCTGAGCTCGATGTCCTATACGTAACTAGGGTCCAGAAGGAGAGGTTCCCGGATCCCTCGGAGTACGAGAGAGTCAAGGGCAGCTATAAGGTGGATTCATCTATCCTCAAGGATGCTAAGGAGGGGCTCATGATACTCCATCCTCTCCCCAGGGTCGATGAGATCTCCTTGGACGTGGATTCCACTCCTTACGCTTATTACTTCAAGCAAGCAGCTAACGGAGTTCCCGTGAGGATGGCACTATTATCGGAGGTGATACCATGA
- the pyrE gene encoding orotate phosphoribosyltransferase: MDAHELGKILISRGMLKFGEFTLTSGKRSNIYVDLRPLPSFPEEFMRIATEMSKRMNGDFGICGVAVGGLPLATAVAIISRRPLIYVRKEKKEHGTESLLEGFLNMRSYVIIDDVATTGGSILNAARIVRSYGSDVKEAWVVVDRMQGAAESLKEEGIELKSLATLPNIVKLVLDSLPERERSYALKYLGEVGV, encoded by the coding sequence ATGGACGCTCATGAGTTAGGGAAGATCCTCATCTCGAGGGGTATGCTTAAGTTCGGGGAGTTCACGCTCACATCCGGTAAGAGGAGCAATATATACGTTGATCTGAGGCCTCTCCCATCTTTCCCAGAGGAATTCATGAGAATAGCTACGGAGATGTCAAAGAGAATGAACGGAGATTTCGGTATATGCGGGGTCGCTGTAGGCGGGCTTCCACTAGCGACAGCTGTTGCGATCATATCCAGAAGGCCTCTGATATACGTGAGAAAGGAGAAGAAGGAGCATGGGACTGAGAGCCTCTTAGAAGGATTCTTGAACATGAGGAGCTACGTCATAATAGATGATGTAGCCACGACGGGAGGCTCGATACTTAACGCCGCGAGGATCGTTAGGAGCTATGGATCCGATGTCAAGGAAGCTTGGGTAGTGGTAGATAGGATGCAGGGAGCAGCTGAGAGCCTGAAGGAAGAGGGTATAGAATTGAAGAGCCTCGCGACCCTCCCTAACATAGTGAAGCTTGTTCTGGATTCCCTCCCGGAGAGGGAGAGGTCTTACGCTCTTAAATACTTAGGGGAGGTGGGAGTATGA
- the pyk gene encoding pyruvate kinase, whose protein sequence is MTMQKTKIIATIGPSSSQIEVLKGMIAEGMSIARLNFSHGTIEEKIEQIEMIRRASYELGIRVGLMSDLQGPEVRTHMGRKELKIEDGDLVTVSGKEGIGEIKIKPSSVLRGLEPDDELYIDEGRIRLRVREVNGELLKCEVIQGGLVRDKRSVHASKPFELRGLTEEDKEAIKASISKGVDFIALSFVKSAEDVIEAMEFMRSISDDPPAIISKIETKEAVERIREILDVSYGIMVARGDLGVELPLQEVPKIQKKLIRLANQNAKPVITATEMLESMTQSPIPTRAEVTDVYNAILDGSDAIMLSAETAIGKYPVLSVRWMRIIAEMAESSLESRLDFPIDTIPSFIGKAAVEASEILKCPVIFCFTYSGYTARHVARHRPKARIIALSSNKRTSQLLTLTWGVETIDVTGDLDEALSYALSYCMDRGILSEEDRIVVTYGHPHGEAKTNTLRILSVRELQRAGTPKPSETTGPS, encoded by the coding sequence ATGACCATGCAGAAAACGAAGATAATAGCGACTATAGGACCTTCCTCATCCCAAATAGAAGTACTGAAGGGCATGATAGCTGAGGGGATGAGCATAGCCAGGCTGAACTTCTCCCATGGGACTATAGAAGAGAAGATAGAGCAAATAGAGATGATAAGAAGGGCTTCCTATGAGCTGGGGATCAGAGTGGGCCTCATGTCCGACCTTCAGGGGCCCGAGGTAAGGACGCACATGGGCAGGAAGGAGCTCAAGATAGAGGACGGTGATCTAGTCACTGTGAGTGGTAAGGAGGGGATTGGAGAGATAAAGATAAAGCCATCGAGCGTTTTAAGGGGTCTGGAGCCGGATGATGAGCTCTACATAGATGAGGGGAGGATAAGGCTCAGGGTGAGGGAAGTAAATGGAGAGCTACTCAAGTGCGAAGTAATCCAGGGGGGTCTCGTCAGGGATAAGAGATCAGTGCACGCATCAAAACCTTTCGAACTCAGAGGCCTGACTGAGGAGGATAAGGAGGCTATAAAGGCATCAATAAGCAAGGGAGTTGACTTCATAGCCCTATCCTTCGTCAAATCAGCTGAAGATGTTATAGAGGCGATGGAATTCATGAGATCTATCTCAGACGATCCTCCGGCCATAATATCTAAGATAGAGACCAAGGAAGCTGTTGAGAGGATAAGGGAAATACTGGACGTATCCTATGGAATTATGGTAGCTAGAGGGGATCTCGGCGTCGAATTACCACTTCAGGAGGTCCCGAAGATACAGAAAAAATTGATAAGACTCGCCAATCAGAACGCTAAGCCCGTGATAACGGCGACTGAGATGCTTGAATCCATGACTCAAAGCCCCATACCGACCAGAGCTGAGGTCACTGACGTCTACAATGCGATACTTGATGGGAGCGATGCCATAATGCTGTCAGCCGAGACAGCTATAGGGAAGTACCCCGTGCTCAGCGTTAGATGGATGAGGATAATAGCTGAGATGGCTGAGAGTTCTCTGGAGAGCAGGCTAGATTTCCCGATAGATACGATACCTTCTTTCATCGGTAAGGCTGCTGTAGAGGCTTCAGAGATCCTCAAATGTCCTGTAATATTCTGCTTCACTTACTCAGGTTATACAGCGAGGCACGTCGCTAGACACAGGCCTAAAGCTAGGATAATAGCGCTTAGCAGCAACAAGAGAACGAGCCAGCTCCTCACACTCACATGGGGCGTTGAGACGATAGATGTGACCGGAGATTTAGATGAGGCCCTGAGCTACGCGCTGAGCTACTGCATGGATAGGGGCATATTATCGGAGGAAGATCGCATCGTAGTGACTTACGGCCACCCTCACGGTGAGGCGAAGACGAACACCCTCAGGATATTGAGTGTGAGGGAACTTCAGAGAGCGGGTACACCGAAGCCCTCAGAGACCACGGGACCATCGTGA
- the pyrI gene encoding aspartate carbamoyltransferase regulatory subunit — MKEELVVRRISDGTVIDHIPAGRALRVLKLLGITGERDGVVALVMNVPSKKLGKKDIVKIEGRELSKEEVDKISLIAPSATINIIRNFEVASKRRVELPRRVVGILRCLNPNCVTNAPREAVKPSFTLLSESPLRMVCEYCGEYLREEDIIEQLSSV, encoded by the coding sequence ATGAAGGAAGAGCTAGTAGTGAGGAGGATATCTGACGGAACTGTCATAGATCATATACCGGCTGGGAGAGCTCTGAGGGTACTCAAGCTCTTAGGGATAACTGGGGAAAGGGATGGTGTCGTGGCTCTCGTGATGAACGTTCCCAGCAAGAAGTTGGGTAAGAAGGACATAGTTAAGATAGAGGGAAGGGAGCTAAGTAAGGAGGAGGTTGATAAGATATCCTTGATAGCACCATCGGCTACTATAAACATAATCAGGAACTTCGAAGTAGCTTCAAAGAGGAGGGTCGAGCTCCCGAGGAGAGTCGTAGGGATATTGAGGTGCTTAAACCCTAATTGCGTCACTAACGCCCCTAGGGAGGCAGTCAAACCATCATTCACACTCCTATCCGAGAGCCCTCTGAGGATGGTCTGTGAGTACTGCGGGGAGTATTTGAGAGAGGAGGATATAATTGAACAGCTATCAAGCGTATAG